The following proteins are co-located in the Candida dubliniensis CD36 chromosome 3, complete sequence genome:
- the ALSD1 gene encoding agglutinin-like protein, putative encodes MKGVVLLHLFFYCAIATAKTISGVFTSFNSLTYANTGNYPYGGPGYPTWTAVLGWSLDGTVASPSDTFTLIMPCVFKFITTQTSVDLTANGVKYATCTFHAGEDFTAFSSMSCVVNNGLTSNIKAFGTVRIPISFNVGGTGSSVNLQDSKCFTAGTNSVTFTDGDHKISIPVDFPKTPESSSGLIKYSRVIPTLDKLSSLAVASQCTAGYKSGVLGFSATKNDVTIECSNVHVGITNGLNSWNMPVSSDSFSYTKTCTSSSFIITYENVPAGYRPFIDTYVKKTSTTSTGFNLNYTNSYVCTDGKKGNDPLIYFWTSYTNSDAGSDGAVVIVTTKTVTDSTTAITTLPFDPTVDKTKTIEVLEPIPTTTITTSYVGVSTSFFTKTATIGGTATVIVDVPFHTTTTITNTWTGSITTSSTYTNPTESVDTVIVQVPSPNPTVTTTQFWTGSVPTTETVTTGPKGTDSVIIREPHNPTVTTTEFWTESYATTTTITNSPEGTDSVIVKEPHNPTVTTTEFWSESYATTTTITNSPEGTDSVIVKEPHNPTVTTTEFWSESYATTTTIINSPEGTDSVIVKEPHNPTVTTTEFWSESYATTTTITNSPEGTDSVIVKEPHNPTVTTTEFWSESYATTTTIINSPEGTDSVIIREPHNPTVTTTEFWSESYATTTTIINSPEGTDSVIVKEPHNPTVTTTEFWSDSYATTTTIINSPEGTDSVIVKEPHNPTVTTTEFWSDSYATTTTIINSPEGTDSVIVKEPHNPTVTTTEFWSDSYATTTTIINSPEGTDSVIVKEPHNPTVTTTEFWSESYATTTTITNSPEGTDSVIIREPHNPTVTTTEFWSESYATTTTIINSPEGTDSVIVKEPHNPTVTTTEFWSDSYATTTTIINSPEGTDSVIVKEPHNPTVTTTEFWSDSYATTKTITAGPLGTDSIIVHDPYEESSSSNAIESSDSYVSSSVQEPSSSIEQSLSSAEESSSMVKESSSSDIPSLSSIQVSSSELFTVSSYDSYFQTSTDTSSFSESSSSHSESASFSWSSFIDSHSSRSLDSISDTISTSQETPSSSEESSTSTTDNLVSSDTNSILSFETSSYYPSNSISPSDDFPQTIAGESDSQPSSLITSTIEISSDSASLSSDSTSSFGSSYNWNSDLSSLSSNGKSDILTSSSSSTLVVSSFSLSSTNSFSLTYPHYVNSTTYHTSQSEGSSVASPSVTNDDTHTLSASTDITSNADTDFSTMTICRRDNGDGCIVTDTSSSEIVSEQTSDVMTTSNFISFGTPASEEHSITDIPNIQSLQSSGMSSTKTSVSVTDTIVSSISLSSTSTFLSAGSIASDTDRLSTTNLGAGSITAESSHTSTTSNNESSIQVTGETPSSGHLSATFSSVSDITTGHTTVEDNEPTTFSPSSSSRSETFANDNSISTKDVGGENTIKTPPATDIATASSLLTHSAEVSIEIISESSFSKVASVPVNTETSLRSINLSSNVATESSETVKTGASAEAISSPPTSTENGSIYSTEESKVSTYPNSGSSNDQIIESQGAAQTDSVSTLTANPVATLTFGVDSSAAENESSETKSSEESNMNSDSLNETNNGINAIFSKAEVPNSFIQSDSILTMTASATDASMSGDGAALNAQPTTLVQQIATSSYNSPLISTYSESSSGTKQPSWFLKFIGIALFFSL; translated from the coding sequence ATGAAGGGAGTAGTACTATTACATCTTTTCTTCTATTGTGCAATAGCAACAGCCAAAACTATATCGGGAGTCTTTACGAGTTTTAACTCTTTGACTTATGCTAATACTGGTAACTATCCATACGGGGGTCCTGGTTATCCAACATGGACTGCAGTATTAGGTTGGAGTTTGGACGGAACTGTAGCTAGTCCAAGTGATACATTCACATTGATCATGCCATgtgttttcaaatttattaccaCGCAAACTTCGGTAGACTTAACTGCTAATGGTGTCAAGTATGCAACATGTACTTTCCACGCAGGGGAAGATTTTACTGCCTTTTCAAGTATGAGTTGTGTGGTAAATAATGGGTTGACTTCAAATATTAAAGCATTTGGTACCGTAAGGATaccaatttcatttaatgtTGGTGGAACTGGATCTTCTGTCAATCTTCAAGATTCCAAGTGCTTTACAGCCGGAACTAACAGTGTCACCTTTACCGATGGAGATCACAAAATTTCTATTCCAGTGGATTTCCCCAAAACACCGGAATCATCTAGTGGTTTGATTAAATACTCAAGAGTTATTCCAACCCTTGATAAACTATCCAGTCTTGCAGTAGCCTCTCAGTGTACCGCTGGATATAAGTCTGGTGTGCTCGGGTTTTCTGCAACAAAGAACGATGTGACAATTGAGTGTTCAAATGTACATGTGGGGATAACAAATGGTTTGAATAGTTGGAATATGCCGGTGTCATCAGACTCATTTTCTTATACAAAAACTTGTACTTCAAGTAGTTTTATCATTACCTATGAAAACGTTCCTGCAGGTTATCGTCCTTTTATTGATACATATGTGAAaaaaacatcaacaacatcgACCGGatttaatttgaattacACGAATTCATACGTTTGTACTGATGGCAAAAAGGGAAATGACCCACTTATTTACTTTTGGACTTCGTACACCAATAGTGATGCAGGATCCGATGGAGCTGTTGTAATTGTTACCACGAAAACAGTGACAGATTCTACAACAGCAATCACTACATTACCATTTGATCCCACGGTCgataaaaccaaaaccattGAAGTTTTAGAACCTATTCCAACTACCACAATCACCACTTCATATGTTGGGGTTTCTACTTCATTTTTTACAAAGACAGCAACTATTGGGGGCACAGCAactgttattgttgatgtCCCATTTCATACAACTACCACAATCACTAACACTTGGACGGGATCAATCACCACGTCAAGTACTTATACAAATCCCACTGAATCAGTTGATACAGTTATTGTGCAAGTTCCACTGCCAAATCCAACAGTTACAACTACTCAGTTTTGGACCGGAAGCGTTCCTACAACAGAAACTGTAACTACTGGACCAAAAGGTACAGACTCAGTGATCATCAGAGAACCACACAACCCTACTGTAACTACAACTGAATTTTGGACAGAATCATAtgctactaccactaccatcACAAACAGTCCAGAGGGCACAGACTCGGTTATTGTTAAAGAACCACACAACCCTACTGTGACTACCACCGAGTTTTGGTCAGAATCATAtgctactaccactaccatcACAAACAGTCCAGAGGGCACAGACTCGGTTATTGTTAAAGAACCACACAACCCTACTGTGACTACCACCGAGTTTTGGTCAGAATCATAtgctactaccactactatCATAAACAGTCCAGAGGGCACAGACTCGGTTATTGTTAAAGAACCACACAACCCTACTGTGACTACCACCGAGTTTTGGTCAGAATCGTAtgctactaccactaccatcACAAACAGTCCAGAGGGCACAGACTCGGTTATTGTTAAAGAACCACACAACCCTACTGTGACTACCACCGAGTTTTGGTCAGAATCATAtgctactaccactactatCATAAACAGTCCAGAGGGCACAGACAGTGTGATTATCAGAGAACCACACAACCCTACTGTGACTACCACCGAGTTTTGGTCAGAATCGTAtgctactaccactactatCATAAACAGTCCAGAGGGCACAGACTCGGTAATTGTTAAAGAACCACACAACCCTACTGTGACTACCACTGAATTTTGGTCAGACTCGTAtgctactaccactactatCATAAACAGTCCAGAGGGCACAGACTCGGTAATTGTTAAAGAACCACACAACCCTACTGTGACTACCACTGAATTTTGGTCAGACTCGTAtgctactaccactactatCATAAACAGTCCAGAGGGCACAGACTCGGTAATTGTTAAAGAACCACACAACCCTACTGTGACTACCACTGAATTTTGGTCAGACTCGTAtgctactaccactactatCATAAACAGTCCAGAGGGCACAGACTCGGTAATTGTTAAAGAACCACACAACCCTACTGTGACTACCACCGAGTTTTGGTCAGAATCGTAtgctactaccactaccatcACAAACAGTCCAGAGGGCACAGACAGTGTGATTATCAGAGAACCACACAACCCTACTGTGACTACCACCGAGTTTTGGTCAGAATCGTAtgctactaccactactatCATAAACAGTCCAGAGGGCACAGACTCGGTAATTGTTAAAGAACCACACAACCCTACTGTGACTACCACTGAATTTTGGTCAGACTCGTAtgctactaccactactatCATAAACAGTCCAGAGGGCACAGACTCGGTAATTGTTAAAGAACCACACAACCCTACTGTGACTACCACCGAGTTTTGGTCAGACTCGTATGCTACTACAAAGACCATTACAGCAGGGCCACTTGGAACTGATAGTATCATTGTGCATGATCCATATGAAGAACTGTCTTCTAGTAATGCTATTGAGTCGAGTGATCTGTATGTCTCAAGTTCAGTTCAAGAACCATCTAGTCTGATTGAACAGTCATTGAGTTCTGCCGAAGAATCATCAAGTATGGTTAAAGAGTCATCTAGTTCTGATATACCATCATTAAGCTCCATTCAGGTATCATCTAGTGAATTGTTTACCGTTTCCAGTTATGATAGCTACTTTCAAACTAGCACTGATACCTCAAGTTTCCTGGAATCTTCTAGTTCCCATTCAGAACTGGCTCTGTTTAGTTGGAGCTCTTTCATTGATTCACACTCCAGTCGGTCCTTAGACTCGATATCTGATACCATAAGCACAAGTCAAGAAACACCAAGCTCAAGTGAGGAATCCAGTACATCTACCACCGATAATTTAGTTTCAAGTGACACCAATTCTATTTTAAGTTTTGAAACTTCTAGCTATTACCCATCCAACTCAATTCTGCCGAGTGACGACTTTCCGCAAACTATAGCCGGGGAGTCGGATAGTCAACCAAGCTCGTTAATCACATCTACTATTGAGATTTCTAGCGATTCAGCGTCTCTTTCAAGTGACTCAACAAGCAGTTTTGGTTCATCTTATAACTGGAATTCTGATTTATCGTCCTTGTCTTCCAACGGCAAAAGTGATATTTTGACTTCGTCTAGTTCTTCTACGTTAGTTGTTCTGTCTTTTTCATTGAGTTCAAccaattcattttctttaacaTACCCACATTATGTCAACTCAACAACATATCACACATCGCAGTCCGAAGGTTCATCTGTCGCGTCACCATCAGTTACAAATGACGATACACATACTTTGCTGGCATCTACTGACATCACATCCAATGCTGACACAGATTTTTCTACGATGACAATTTGCCGTCGTGACAATGGAGACGGCTGTATTGTAACAGATACTTCTTCGTCTGAAATAGTCAGTGAACAGACTAGTGACGTGATGACGACTTCTAACTTTATTAGTTTTGGCACGCCAGCCTCAGAGGAACATTCTATTACTGACATTCCAAATATTCAATCATTGCAATCAAGTGGTATGTCTTCAACTAAGACATCAGTTAGTGTGACAGACACAATAGTAAGCTCGATTTCATTATCTAGTACGTCAACCTTTTTGTCTGCTGGCAGTATTGCTTCTGATACTGACAGACTCTCAACTACCAACCTTGGTGCTGGTAGTATTACTGCTGAGTCACTGCACACAAGTACTACCTCCAACAATGAACTGTCAATTCAGGTTACAGGAGAAACACCAAGTTCAGGCCATTTGTCGGCAACATTTAGCTCTGTATCAGATATTACTACTGGACATACTACTGTTGAAGATAATGAACCAACCACTTTTTCACCATCTTCGTCAAGTCGTTCTGAAACATTTGCTAATGACAATAGCATTTCAACAAAAGATGTTGGTGGTGAAAATACTATTAAAACTCCTCCAGCTACTGACATTGCCACAGCATCATCCTTATTGACACATTCTGCAGAAGTTTCTATTGAAATAATTAGCGAGAGTTCATTTAGCAAAGTTGCCAGCGTTCCAGTAAATACTGAAACATCCTTAAgatcaataaatttgtcATCAAATGTTGCTACAGAATCAAGTGAAACAGTTAAAACTGGAGCAAGTGCAGAAGCCATTTCTTCTCCACCTACATCAACTGAAAATGGACTGATCTATTCAACTGAAGAATCAAAAGTCAGTACATATCCTAACTCAGGTTCGAGTAATGaccaaataattgaatctCAAGGAGCTGCTCAAACAGATTCTGTTTCAACGTTGACGGCAAACCCAGTGGCAACTTTAACTTTTGGTGTCGACTCGTCAGCAGCCGAGAATGAGTCAAGTGAAACAAAGTCAAGTGAGGAATCTAATATGAATTCAGACTCACTAAATGAAACTAACAATGGTATTAACGctattttttcaaaagcaGAAGTTCCAAATTCTTTTATTCAGTCAGATTCCATATTGACTATGACAGCTAGTGCAACTGATGCTTCTATGAGCGGAGATGGTGCTGCTCTAAATGCACAACCAACGACTTTGGTTCAACAAATAGCAACTTCTTCCTACAACTCGCCCCTTATTTCTACATACTCCGAATCCTCTTCCGGCACTAAACAGCCTTCCTGGTTTCTTAAATTTATTGGTATTGCATTATTCTTTTCGTTGTGA
- the TSA1 gene encoding peroxiredoxin, putative (In S. cerevisiae: ubiquitous housekeeping thioredoxin peroxidase, reduces reactive oxygen, nitrogen and sulfur species using thioredoxin as hydrogen donor) — translation MAPVVQQPAPGFKKTAVVDGVFEEVTLEQYKGKWVLLAFIPLAFTFVCPSEIIAYSEAVKKFAEKDAQVLFASTDSEYTWLAWTNVARKDGGIGKVDFPVLADTNHSLSRDYGVLIEEEGVALRGIFLIDPKGILRQITINDLPVGRSVEESLRLLEAFQFTEKYGEVCPANWHPGDETIKPSPEASKEYFNKVNK, via the coding sequence ATGGCTCCAGTCGTTCAACAACCAGCTCCAGGATTCAAGAAAACCGCCGTCGTCGATGGTGTCTTCGAAGAAGTCACCTTGGAGCAATACAAGGGTAAATGGGTCTTGTTGGCCTTCATTCCTTTGGCCTTCACCTTTGTCTGCCCATCAGAAATTATTGCCTATTCCGAAGCTGTGAAGAAGTTTGCCGAAAAGGACGCACAAGTTTTGTTTGCCTCCACTGATTCCGAATACACCTGGTTGGCCTGGACCAATGTTGCCAGAAAAGACGGTGGTATTGGCAAAGTCGACTTCCCAGTTTTGGCCGACACCAACCATTCCTTGTCCAGAGACTACGGTGTTttgattgaagaagaaggtgTTGCCTTGAGAGGtattttcttgattgaCCCAAAGGGAATCTTGAGACAAATCACCATCAATGACTTGCCAGTCGGTAGATCTGTTGAAGAATCATTGAGATTGTTGGAAGCTTTCCAATTTACTGAAAAATATGGTGAAGTTTGCCCAGCTAACTGGCACCCAGGTGATGAAACCATCAAGCCAAGCCCAGAAGCTTCCAAGGAATACTTCAACAAAGTCAACAAATAA
- a CDS encoding dinucleoside triphosphate hydrolase, putative (Similar to S. cerevisiae HNT2) yields MTSQEIYFHRFLVSKQVFYKSRYTYALVNLKPLVPGHVLVVPLRTSVLRLGDLSPEESVDYMNTLQLVHKFIQKVYKADSLNLAIQDGPESGQSVPHLHTHIIPRYKGDGYGDSIHSMLENKDLDREYQDFFQRKSHYQIEQMTKKNELSKSDDERVARSEAVMSEEAAWLARELEKYTV; encoded by the coding sequence ATGACTTCTCAAGAGATTTACTTTCACCGGTTCCTAGTGAGCAAACAGGTATTCTACAAGTCTAGGTATACATATGCGCTAGTGAACCTCAAGCCGTTGGTGCCGGGACATGTTTTGGTAGTTCCTTTGCGTACCAGTGTGTTACGACTTGGCGACTTGTCCCCAGAGGAATCTGTCGATTACATGAACACCTTGCAGTTGGTCCACAAGTTTATACAAAAGGTTTACAAGGCCGACTCCTTGAACCTAGCAATACAAGACGGCCCTGAGTCTGGGCAATCGGTGCCTCATTTGCATACTCACATCATCCCCAGATACAAAGGTGATGGCTACGGTGATCTGATTCACAGCATGTTGGAGAACAAGGATCTTGACCGCGAGTACCAAGATTTCTTCCAGAGAAAGTCACACTACCAGATTGAGCAGATGaccaaaaaaaacgaaCTATCCAAAAGCGACGATGAAAGAGTAGCAAGAAGCGAGGCAGTTATGAGTGAGGAAGCCGCGTGGTTGGCCCGTGAGTTGGAAAAGTATACAGtgtaa
- a CDS encoding RNA polymerase II mediator complex subunit, putative (Similar to S. cerevisiae MED6;~In S. cerevisiae: subunit of the RNA polymerase II mediator complex; associates with core polymerase subunits to form the RNA polymerase II holoenzyme; essential for transcriptional regulation) — protein sequence MESLDEIQWKSPEFIQERGLNTNNVLEYFSLSPFYDRTSNNQVLMMQFQYQQIQIPLGVSFHQYFQSRLSEMTGIEFVIAYTKEPDFWIIRKQKRQDPQNTLTLQDYYIIGANVYQAPRIYDVLSSRLLASVLSIKNSTDLLNDMTSYHISDGGHSYINSIHGSASKPPHSSAASKPPSTSAGTNTVTPITLTTPSGATVASTVSNGISTSTEISSGAFDALLNDVVMSDDQLYIDEIPLHGEGSTLEWLGLKGNRDAGMSL from the coding sequence ATGGAATCATTAGACGAAATACAATGGAAGTCTCCTGAGTTTATACAAGAGAGAGGACtcaatactaataatgTCTTGGAGTACTTCTCTTTATCGCCATTCTACGACCGCACATCGAACAACCAAGTGTTGATGATGCAATTTCAGTATCAGCAGATACAGATACCGCTTGGTGTTTCGTTCCACCAATACTTTCAGTCGCGGTTGAGTGAGATGACTGGGATAGAGTTTGTTATTGCGTATACCAAAGAGCCTGATTTTTGGATTATCAGAAAACAGAAACGACAGGACCCCCAGAACACTTTGACGCTACAAGATTACTACATAATAGGGGCAAATGTTTACCAGGCACCACGGATCTACGACGTTTTGTCGTCAAGACTCCTTGCCAGTGTTTTGTCGATAAAGAACTCGACAGACCTACTAAATGACATGACAAGCTATCATATCTCAGATGGGGGCCATTCCTATATCAACTCCATACACGGCAGTGCCTCAAAACCGCCCCACTCATCGGCTGCGTCGAAGCCTCCGTCAACCAGTGCTGGAACAAATACAGTTACCCCGATTACTTTGACAACACCGCTGGGTGCCACTGTTGCAAGCACGGTGTCTAATGGCATTTCAACGAGCACAGAGATTTCCAGCGGAGCGTTTGATGCGTTGTTGAATGATGTGGTGATGAGTGACGATCAATTGTACATCGATGAGATTCCCTTGCATGGTGAGGGAAGCACACTTGAGTGGCTTGGGTTAAAGGGAAATAGAGATGCGGGTATGAGTCTATGA
- a CDS encoding cyclophilin, putative (Similar to S. cerevisiae CPR5;~In S. cerevisiae: peptidyl-prolyl cis-trans isomerase (cyclophilin) of the endoplasmic reticulum, catalyzes the cis-trans isomerization of peptide bonds N-terminal to proline residues; transcriptionally induced in response to unfolded proteins in the ER), which produces MKSLTSIALIASVIVAFYTQLVLGSSSKLPENPPITNKVYFDVEEDGKSIGRITIGLFGTVVPKTVENFRVLCTGELGPSYENTVFHRVIKDFMIQSGDFEYGQGYGGYSPTHNNGKFDDENFELKHDRKYRLSMANAGKNTNGSQFFITTALTKWLDGAHVVFGEVLDGKDVVDYIENAKTGRGDRPVKEIKIVASGELKDGGTNPSKDEL; this is translated from the coding sequence atgaaGTCGTTGACATCAATTGCATTAATTGCTTCAGTCATAGTAGCATTCTATACTCAGCTTGTTTTGGGTAGCTCCTCAAAATTACCGGAGAACCCACCCATCACAAACAAGGTATATTTCGACGTCGAGGAGGATGGCAAATCGATTGGCCGTATCACCATTGGTCTCTTTGGCACAGTTGTCCCCAAAACTGTTGAGAACTTCAGAGTCTTGTGTACTGGTGAGCTTGGACCTAGCTATGAAAACACAGTTTTCCACAGAGTGATCAAGGATTTCATGATCCAATCTGGAGACTTTGAATATGGCCAAGGGTATGGCGGTTATTCCCCAACCCACAACAACGGGAAGTTCGATGAcgaaaattttgaattgaaacatGACAGAAAGTATCGTTTGAGCATGGCCAATGCTGGAAAGAACACCAACGGGAGCCAGTTTTTCATCACCACCGCCTTAACAAAGTGGTTGGACGGGGCACATGTTGTGTTTGGCGAGGTTTTAGATGGCAAggatgttgttgattacATTGAAAATGCCAAAACTGGCAGAGGTGACCGTCCGGtcaaagaaatcaaaatagtCGCTTCTGGGGAGTTGAAGGATGGTGGAACCAATCCATCTAAAGATGAACTTTAA
- a CDS encoding U3 small nucleolar ribonucleoprotein protein, putative (Similar to S. cerevisiae LCP5;~In S. cerevisiae: essential protein involved in maturation of 18S rRNA; depletion leads to inhibited pre-rRNA processing and reduced polysome levels; localizes primarily to the nucleolus), giving the protein MGSALFLFFFFSSTYFFLSLINRWNTKRSVTMSLKRKKKKKKALLPLQPVVPTISTMSKVDTLLKEIISSTKSAEDSVKGLIAFVKGSSSQHPELVRNLLAKSNLPLEGVSLLGLKNESLASYINNIVLVVLAHLECLENDSDTGSSAVERSIVQRVTLEKGVKPLEKKLSYQLDKMIRAYGRMEQDEMKAEQKLSDKGSEEAVESDSEDDSEDDELAYRPDASSLAKLTSSKTKSKPSSAAVSPSNEKYRPPKISAMAPPTAAKSHDIDAHMTSSKNRKLQSMEEYLQEQSDVPMMEASVGSTIVEHGRGGVKTQHDRKKEQEIQTYEEDNFVRLPTNQTKKSFKEKQRDIRNQFAGEDWSMFNNNKDVTRQGTSRKRKATTVWDRVKKKKSA; this is encoded by the coding sequence ATGGGTCTGgctttatttctttttttttttttttctagcacctatttttttctttctcttatAAATCGATGGAACACAAAAAGATCTGTTACGATGAgtttgaaaagaaagaaaaaaaaaaaaaaagcctTGCTTCCACTACAACCCGTAGTTCCTACAATATCGACCATGTCAAAGGTGGACACTCTATTAAAGGAAATCATATCGTCTACTAAATCAGCTGAGGATTCAGTAAAAGGCTTGATAGCGTTTGTCAAGGGCTCATCTTCTCAGCATCCAGAGTTAGTGCGGAACTTATTAGCAAAATCAAACTTGCCGTTGGAGGGGGTGTCTTTATTGGGgttgaaaaatgaatcatTGGCTTCctatatcaacaatatagTGCTTGTTGTTTTGGCACATCTTGAGTGTCTAGAAAATGATCTGGACACGGGATCTAGCGCTGTTGAGCGATCGATAGTCCAGCGAGTGACGTTGGAAAAAGGCGTTAAACCACTTGAAAAGAAACTTAGTTATCAATTGGACAAAATGATCAGGGCATATGGGCGAATGGAACAAGATGAAATGAAAGCCGAACAAAAATTAAGTGACAAGGGAAGTGAAGAGGCTGTCGAGAGCGATTCAGAAGATGACTCAGAAGATGACGAATTGGCTTATAGACCAGATGCATCATCGTTGGCCAAATTGACGTCATCGAAAACCAAACTGAAACCATCATCAGCAGCAGTATCTCCATCGAATGAAAAGTATAGACCACCAAAGATATCGGCAATGGCGCCTCCGACTGCAGCAAAGAGCCACGACATTGATGCGCACATGACCTCGTCAAAGAATCGTAAGTTACAGAGTATGGAAGAATACTTGCAAGAGCAAAGTGATGTGCCAATGATGGAGGCGTCGGTGGGGTCCACAATTGTTGAGCATGGAAGAGGTGGTGTCAAAACACAGCACGATCGTAAGAAAGAACAAGAGATACAAACGTATGAAGAGGATAACTTTGTCAGACTACCAACcaatcaaacaaagaaaagtttCAAGGAAAAACAACGTGATATTCGCAATCAATTTGCTGGTGAAGACTGGTCGATGtttaataacaacaaagatGTGACTCGCCAAGGTACATCACGAAAGAGAAAGGCAACCACTGTTTGGGATAGagtgaagaaaaagaagagtGCATAG
- a CDS encoding ribosome biogenesis protein NSA2 (Similar to S. cerevisiae NSA2), with the protein MPQNEYIEQHIKKHGRRLDYEERKRKKEAREGHRVAKDAQTLKGWRAKQFAKKRYAEKVAMKKKIKAHQESKVKGPSTPKAEDGEALPTYLLDRQTNNTAKAISSSIKQKRLEKADKFQVPLPKVKGISEEEMFKVVKTGKSKSKSWKRMITKHTFVGEGFTRRPVKMERIIRPAALRQKKANVTHPELGVTVFLPILGVKKNPQSPMYTQLGVLTKGTIIEVNVSELGLVTAGGKVVWGKYAQITNEPDRDGCVNAVLLV; encoded by the coding sequence ATGCCACAAAATGAGTATATTGAACAGCATATAAAGAAGCATGGGAGGAGGTTAGACtatgaagaaagaaagagaaagaaggAAGCCAGAGAGGGACACAGGGTGGCCAAGGATGCACAGACATTGAAAGGTTGGAGAGCCAAACAATTTGCTAAGAAGAGATACGCTGAAAAAGTTGCcatgaaaaagaagatcAAGGCACACCAAGAAAGTAAAGTCAAGGGTCCATCGACACCAAAGGCCGAAGATGGTGAGGCCTTGCCAACGTATTTATTGGATCGTCAAACTAACAACACGGCCAAGGCAATTTCAAGTTCGATTAAACAAAAACGTTTAGAAAAAGCTGATAAATTCCAAGTCCCATTGCCTAAAGTCAAAGGTATTTCCGAAGAGGAAATGTTCAAAGTGGTCAAAACCGGGAAGTCCAAGTCCAAGTCGTGGAAGAGAATGATTACCAAGCATACTTTTGTTGGTGAAGGGTTCACTCGTAGACCAGTGAAAATGGAGAGAATCATCCGTCCAGCTGCATTAAGACAAAAGAAGGCTAATGTTACTCATCCAGAACTTGGGGTAACAGTGTTTCTACCTATATTGGGGGTGAAAAAGAACCCGCAATCTCCAATGTATACACAGTTGGGTGTTTTAACAAAAGGTACGATTATAGAGGTCAACGTGTCGGAATTGGGGTTGGTTACTGCTGGAGGTAAAGTTGTTTGGGGTAAATATGCTCAAATTACCAATGAACCAGATAGAGATGGGTGTGTAAATGCTGTGTTATTAGTATAA